Proteins encoded within one genomic window of Gadus macrocephalus chromosome 16, ASM3116895v1:
- the tmprss13a gene encoding transmembrane protease serine 13a gives MAKQDLNDLPPPYYSVVLHTQPPLQPYETVLHGGVPGAHPPPPQQIHYIPQYAPPVAAPIVTQPAPPRKTSCCGGVSRALGGSGGTVLLLLLLALSIWLGVRYGTRGHSSSSSSLYGYEDGEAAPFSSMRQDTCPNSTVLCDGEVDCNLGTDEMDCVRFADGDRLQVRTAQDGRFLPVCHAGWDRAHADHTCALLGFRRSFSSKAVSLQPSDALTLNGTSSQTIQGQVNVSASCPDKAAVSLQCVECGLQRSSSRIIGGTAAREGQWPWQVSLHFRGKHTCGGVLIAPDFVLTAAHCFPSSLSASRVTSNWRVYAGVLSQKALPRPYQVDKILLNENYNNQTNDQDIALLRLSLQVDFSADKVTPACLPGFDQQFEDGLQCWTTGFGTTEEGAGLSSTPRPLKNHPYWLLHGP, from the exons ATGGCTAAACAGGATTTG aacgacctccctcctccttactACTCTGTGGTGTTGCACACACAGCCTCCCCTCCAGCCTTATGAGACAGTATTGCATGGGGGGGTTCCCggtgcccaccccccccccccccagcagataCACTACATCCCCCAGTACGCCCCCCCGGTGGCAGCCCCCATCGTCACCCAGCCCG ccccccccaggAAGACGTCTTGCTGTGGGGGTGTGAGCCGGGCCCTGGGGGGCTCCGGGGGGACtgttctgctgctcctcctcctggctctcTCCATCTGGCTGGGAG TGCGGTATGGGACCCGgggccactcctcctcctcttcctcgctgtACGGCTATGAGGACGGTGAGGCGGCGCCCTTCAGCTCGATGAGGCAGGACACCTGCCCCAACAGCACGGTGCTGTGTGACGGAGAGGTGGACTGCAACCTGGGCACGGACGAGATGGACTGCG TACGGTTTGCTGACGGGGACCGTCTGCAGGTCCGCACCGCCCAGGATGGCCGCTTCCTGCCCGTGTGCCACGCGGGCTGGGACCGGGCCCACGCCGACCACACCTGCGCTCTGCTGGGCTTCAGAAG GTCTTTTAGCAGCAAGGCAGTCAGCCTGCAGCCGTCCGATGCCCTAACTTTGAATGGCACATCATCTCAGACTATTCAGGGTCAGGTGAATGTCAG CGCCTCGTGTCCGGACAAGGCTGCTGTCTCCCTCCAGTGTGTCG AGTGCGGTCTGCAGCGCTCCAGCTCCAGGATCATCGGGGGCACTGCGGCCCGCGAGGGCCAGTGGCCGTGGCAGGTGTCCCTCCACTTCCGGGGAAAGCACACCTGCGGAGGCGTCCTGATCGCCCCGGACTTTGTGCTGACGGCAGCCCACTGCTTCCCCAG CTCCCTGTCCGCCTCACGGGTCACCAGTAACTGGCGTGTGTATGCCGGGGTTCTGTCCCAGAAGGCTCTGCCCCGGCCCTACCAGGTGGACAAGATCCTCCTCAACGAGAACTACAACAACCAGACCAACGACCAGGACATCGCCCTACTGCGGCTCAGCCTGCAGGTGGACTTCAGCGCTG ATAAGGTCACCCCGGCCTGCCTGCCCGGGTTCGACCAGCAGTTTGAGGACGGGCTGCAGTGCTGGACGACTGGCTTCGGCACCACTGAGGAAGGGGCTG GGCTGAGCTCTACACCAAGACCTCTGAAGAATCACCCCTACTGGCTGCTGCATGGACCCTGA